The Silene latifolia isolate original U9 population chromosome 4, ASM4854445v1, whole genome shotgun sequence region AATCAATGGTCTGCAACAGACATGGATTCAAAGTGGATCGCAAAAAACTCAAACCTGCTGTTGAATTTAAAAACACGgaagagaaaaagaagaggaaaagatcTGTAGAGCCAAagcaaacaaaaataacaagatttGGTTGCAACGCAAAAATACGGTTTTGTGCTGTATTCAATGACCTTAAGGAGCTAATAGGGTATGCCATTGATACGTTTTATGAAGGTCATAATCACAGACTCTGCTCACTCAAAGAAAGGGAATTCCAGAAAAATTTAAGAACACTTAACCTTTACATTAAGCAgacaattgttaacaattgtaAACTCAACATCGGTGCTACCAAGACATTTAGAATTCTGGCGGAACAATCAAATGGGTATGCAAACATCGGTGCATCTCTCACAGAATTCAAGAACTTCaaaagaaatattaaatgttacATAGGTGACAAGGATGTTGACATGATTCTCGATTATTTAAAGGCGCTTTCTGAATCACAAGATGACTTTTACTATGCTTATCAAGTTGATGAGGATAACTGTTTGGCTATAATCTTTTGGGCAGATCCACAAGCAAGAATGAATTATTCCTTGTTTGGGGACACCATCAACTTTGATCCTACTTACAGTACTAACAAGTACCACATGGCCTTCACCCCATTCACTGGTGTTCACAACCACAAAAATCGATGACTTTTGATCCGCACTTGTCGATCATGAGAACGATGGGTCATTCATTTGGGTGTTTAAGAAGTTCCTTGATTGTATGGGCAACAAGGAACCTCGGTGCATTATTACCGATCAAGATCCGCAATTAAACTCGGTGTGCGTTTTGTATTTAAGAAAGCAAGACATCGttactgcatgtggcatataatgaaaaaaCTTACCGATAAAGTTGAGTCACAGATTTGTAAGTAGACTGACTTTGTTGAGCGAATATGTGCAGTTGTTTGGGATACTGACTTGGAACCCATTGAGTTTGAAGAAAAATGGTCTCAAGTGATTTATGACTTTGAGTTGAATGATAATACTTAGTTGACATACATGTATGGCAAAAGGCACAAATGGATACCTTCTTACTTTAGAGATTTGCCTTTAGGCTGCCTTTTGACAACtacacaaagatcagagagtcAAAACAGTTATTTCAAAAGATTTGAGAGCATAGATGGCACACTTGTAGAATTTTGGTTGCGTTTTCAAAGTGCAATGGAACAACAACGCTATAATCAGATATTTCTTGATGCTGCAAGTGACAACACGTTTCCACAGGTTTCTTCTAAGACAATGATTGAGAAACATGCctctaaaatctacacacatactGTTTTCTATGATTCCCAAGAGCAAGTGCAAATGGCTCCCTGTTCGTGTGCCATTAGAGGATTTTCTGAGCAAGGAAACATGCACATTATAAATGTTGAAGATGCCTACAGGAAGCATAGAATATTTCAGGCTATTCCATTTTATAAACATAATTGTCTTTTTACTTTAACATACAATAACTGTGATAAAAGAATACAATAACCGTATTTTAACATTAAAAAAACTGATGGACTTCTACCTTGGTGTTCATTGCTAGTCTGCATAAAATAATTCATGTTGAACTATATAATAACTATGTTTGCCTTTTGAAATAACTACACTGTAATGCAGGTTGCTCACAATAACGAATCGAAGGAAACAACATGTACGTGCAAGATGTTTGAGAAGAAAGGAATCCTTTGTAAACAAATTTCATGGATTACATCAGGAAGAGGATTGCAAAGCATACTGGAGCAGTACATCGAAACCAGATGGACGAAGAAGTCATATAGAAAGCCTTTGTATGGACTGGATGGAAAGTTATTGCAAGACTACGATCCCACTAATTTGAGAAAGTTGGAATTATCAAGGGTATGGTCTGAGTTTTATGCAACAATAAGTGTTCTTAACTCGATGACTCAAACTCAGATCAAGGAGCTAATTTTGATGCTTTTAAAATTCCGAGAGAAAATAAATCCAACAAAAGAGAGCTTGACAAAGGAACAAGAACTGGAAATGCTCTTAGGTTGTTCAGTAAAATCAAATATTACTGTTCTTCCGCCAAAGATTGCAAAAAACAAAGGAAGTGGCaagagaatgaaatcaaacaAGGATAAGGCAATTGAGAAGGCGAGAAAACCGAAGAGGCTATGTAATAACTGCAAACAAATGAGAAACCATGACAAGAGAAACTGTCCAAATCCGTTGTTGAGCATGCtttggaggaagaagatgaagaggaaaatgaaatggaggatgaagatgaagaaaaagaatgaaaaatggattacgctttaaaataatcaagattatgctttaaaataatcaagatTATGCTTTACAATAACCGCATAATTGCAATAATTGTGTTAGACTTTTACAATAATCAGGGTTATACTTTACAATAATTGTGTTAAACTTTTACAATAATCAGAGTTATGCTTTACTGAGAATTGATGTTGAATTTATTTGCAATTGTTCGATTTTGTTCATTTAATACCTTGCGCTATTAAAATAATCATGTGAaagctttacaataatcaaagtTATGTTTTACAATAATGGATGTTGAAtttatttgcaattgttctgattttgttcatttaataccttgcgctattacaataatcatgtgaaagctttacaataatcagaggTATGCTTTACAATAACCACAATTTACAAAAACTATAATTTACAAAAATTAACGTaccaaaattccataaaaatatagtaccaaaattacataaaatatagTACCAAATTACCATAAAATATCTCATTCAAGACCACAATAAGgaatttgttacaataatcaaagATATTGATGTTGAATCTATTTGCAATTGTTCTAAATTTGTTACCACACTTGCCAGTTTGCTCTTTGCTGACGACAAGAATCATGTAAACAAACATAAGAGACATACCAAATTtctataaatatattaatttgatgaTTTGTAACTTGACACGGTAAAAAGCTTATTACGTCTCAGAATTTGTTCATCAAATTTGTTGATCAAAGATatactttaaaataattgggcaaGAGCTTTAGAATAATCAGCtacatgagagctttaaaataatcaaacatatgctttaaaataattgggcaaGCACTTTACAATAATCAACTACATGtgagctttaaaataattgcatttgatAATTTGAATAACTGTCTGGAACTATTACAATAACTGTCTGGAACTATTAAAGAAATTGCATTACAAAAACGCTATCTGaaaaaaattgttcaatcaaTCAATAACAGTTATCTAAACATTAGATTATCCAACAAAAATCCATCTACAATTGTTCGCTAAATCCATCTATAATCAATCAATTGGTCTTTTATACTTTTCGACGAGAAGAACCTTTAACGGCTGTTGTTTTAAACCTTTTCGTCCCCGCTCTTCTGTCTTTTAAAAGATCTTTCTCTACTTCCAATATACTCCCCCTCAAAATTTCCACTTGTTCCAAAGGAGACGCTCTTGACTCATTCACATCTGACATCAAAATAATAGTCAGCATATCAAGCCATATAGGAATCCTCTCAACTTTTTTCTTAACTGAATACAACCCCTTCTCGTGCTTCCCTTCATATGTGagcatgtgaaacatggtgaaaaATCCCGATTCCTTATCAGTCTTGACATTCGAtttccattcaaaatcaacatTCACGAATGTAAATGTGTTAATGAGAACCCCTTCTTTTGCTATTTTCCTTGTATCCAAAAAGTCAGAAAAACAATCAACctacaacatgtaaaaacaaaaAAAGGAATTAGAAAACACGAGTATACAATAACTGGTTTAAAACAATATAATAACTTTGTTACAGCAATACAATAATTCTGATTGAAAATAGAATTTGTATATAATCAGGATTTAGAAAAACATACTGCAATCTTTACAAGtctgtaaaaatcagatttttccCAATCCTCATGTAACGTATGGTCCAGCAAATCAACCGTCAAGTTGATAAAGTTCACACAAACACAAAAGTAGTGCTTTTCTAAGGACAACGGGATGGAGACGAGGTCCACATCGATCTCGGAGTTTACAACGTTTTCACCTAAAAAATAGGTCCAAAACCGCACAACC contains the following coding sequences:
- the LOC141651557 gene encoding protein FAR1-RELATED SEQUENCE 5-like; this translates as MVENGFKPALGLMFVKFGGGNRVLQFIYAVACSFIPTKYTQTRFRDGLIDKKSMVCNRHGFKVDRKKLKPAVEFKNTEEKKKRKRSVEPKQTKITRFGCNAKIRFCAVFNDLKELIGYAIDTFYEGHNHRLCSLKEREFQKNLRTLNLYIKQTIVNNCKLNIGATKTFRILAEQSNGYANIGASLTEFKNFKRNIKCYIGDKDVDMILDYLKALSESQDDFYYAYQVDEDNCLAIIFWADPQARMNYSLFGDTINFDPTYSTNKYHMAFTPFTVVWDTDLEPIEFEEKWSQVIYDFELNDNT
- the LOC141651558 gene encoding protein FAR1-RELATED SEQUENCE 1-like; this translates as MEQQRYNQIFLDAASDNTFPQVSSKTMIEKHASKIYTHTVFYDSQEQVQMAPCSCAIRGFSEQGNMHIINVEDAYRKHRIFQVAHNNESKETTCTCKMFEKKGILCKQISWITSGRGLQSILEQYIETRWTKKSYRKPLYGLDGKLLQDYDPTNLRKLELSRVWSEFYATISVLNSMTQTQIKELILMLLKFREKINPTKESLTKEQELEMLLGCSVKSNITVLPPKIAKNKGSGKRMKSNKDKAIEKFALC